A window from Candidatus Methylomirabilis tolerans encodes these proteins:
- a CDS encoding DUF433 domain-containing protein — translation MKFRRITVNPQRMGGVPCIRGLRIPVATVVAMVADGMTTEEILKTYPDLHQEDIREALQYAAEAVRERELPLTIPA, via the coding sequence AATTTAGGCGAATTACCGTGAATCCTCAACGGATGGGTGGGGTCCCATGCATTCGTGGGTTACGCATTCCGGTCGCCACAGTGGTGGCGATGGTGGCGGACGGCATGACCACAGAAGAGATACTGAAGACCTATCCCGATCTCCATCAGGAGGACATCCGAGAAGCCTTGCAGTACGCCGCAGAGGCCGTCCGCGAGCGTGAACTGCCGCTGACAATCCCGGCATGA